From the Cryptomeria japonica chromosome 2, Sugi_1.0, whole genome shotgun sequence genome, one window contains:
- the LOC131051498 gene encoding cysteine-rich receptor-like protein kinase 25, whose translation MELRSALCTVVFLLWMKNFPTRTDGALAQVCNANRYSNGSEFEVNVKRVLAHLERSASESWLEAVSAGENGSPNQVFGLFQCRGDVSRKDCQSCAHEAVVEAYKTCPGATGALVWLELCFLRYQDSNFTSDVKSQDIVGSVCNNVAVPNLGGGYTLAIRALMKNLALKASLPGNRGFASGQSVDSSGDTIFGLVQCLQLPFVNCSQCVSDAIEGMPENCLSDSGGQILVGSCHIRFGKDKFFSSPVPLSSQQTTSFHQPSTSISNTHEKSKNKLPIKLIITMAVLGGLFLILVYCLIKLSPVSRRGEVALFKSMRHDQEAQEDNSEEALSQQEQIIFEFKTLKLATKNFHDDNKVGEGGFGPVYKGILLDGRQIAVKKLSLNSKQGKNEFLNEVKIVAKIQHRNLVKLLGCCTFRTEKLLVYEYMPNNSLEKMLFDAKKRQMLDWSKRYNIIIGVARGLLYLHEDSQPRIIHRDIKASNILLDENLNPKISDFGMARLVGENTTQINARIAGTYGYMAPEYALRGELSIKVDIFSFGVLLLEILSGRKNTDISLPSNMQILLHWAWGLYIRGKGIDIMDPMLGEVGQGELERCIHIGLLCAQADETARPSMSSVFLMLSSDSIALPLPTIPGFVHVAQSVGNSTIFPRDKDADLSRISIASNSSSHSPLVVYSRNDISITLIEGR comes from the exons ATGGAGTTGAGGAGTGCCTTGTGTACAGTGGTTTTTCTGTTATGGATGAAAAACTTCCCAACAAGAACAGATGGTGCTCTGGCACAGGTCTGCAACGCTAACAGATACTCTAATGGAAGCGAATTCGAGGTGAATGTGAAGAGGGTTTTGGCCCATCTTGAAAGAAGTGCGAGTGAAAGCTGGTTGGAGGCAGTTTCAGCAGGGGAAAATGGGAGTCCGAACCAGGTGTTTGGTCTGTTTCAGTGCAGGGGCGATGTATCAAGAAAAGATTGCCAGAGCTGTGCGCATGAAGCTGTGGTGGAGGCCTATAAAACATGCCCAGGAGCCACAGGAGCCCTTGTGTGGTTAGAACTCTGCTTCTTGCGCTATCAAGATTCCAACTTTACCTCTGACGTGAAATCTCAGGACATTGTGGGCTCTGTCTGTAATAATGTGGCTGTGCCCAACCTTGGAGGCGGTTACACGCTTGCTATTCGAGCTCTCATGAAGAATCTGGCTCTTAAGGCTTCTCTTCCTGGTAACAGGGGTTTTGCCTCTGGACAGAGCGTTGATTCTTCAGGGGACACCATTTTTGGACTTGTCCAGTGCTTACAATTGCCCTTTGTCAACTGTTCTCAATGTGTATCAGATGCCATTGAAGGAATGCCTGAGAACTGTTTGAGTGACAGTGGAGGACAGATCTTGGTTGGTAGTTGCCATATTCGTTTTGGTAAAGATAAGTTTTTCAGTTCCCCTGTTCCATTGTCATCTCAGCAAACAACTTCATTTCACCAGCCTTCCACTTCCATTTCTAACACACATG aaaaatcaaaaaacaaactaCCCATTAAGCTGATAATAACCATGGCGGTTTTGGGAGGACTGTTTTTGATATTGGTTTACTGCTTGATCAAGTTAAGCCCAGTTAGCAGAAGGGGTGAAGTGGCACTATTCAAATCCATGAGGCATGATCAAG AGGCACAAGAAGACAACTCAGAGGAAGCACTTTCTCAACAGGAACAGATTATTTTCGAGTTTAAGACACTGAAACTTGCCACCAAAAATTTTCATGATGACAACAAGGTTGGAGAGGGTGGATTTGGTCCCGTTTATAAG GGTATTCTGCTGGATGGAAGGCAAATAGCAGTGAAGAAACTATCCTTGAATtccaagcaagggaaaaatgagttCTTGAACGAAGTCAAAATTGTGGCCAAAATTCAACACAGAAATCTTGTGAAACTATTGGGCTGTTGTACTTTCAGAACAGAAAAGCTGCTGGTTTATGAATACATGCCAAATAACAGCTTAGAAAAGATGCTATTCG ATGCAAAGAAACGCCAGATGCTGGATTGGAGTAAGCGTTACAATATCATAATTGGTGTAGCCAGGGGACTTCTGTACCTTCACGAGGACTCTCAACCTCGCATCATCCATCGAGATATCAAGGCCAGCAATATTTTGCTCGACGAAAATCTCAATCCCAAAATCTCAGACTTTGGAATGGCCAGGCTTGTGGGAGAAAACACCACTCAGATTAACGCAAGAATTGCAGGAACTTA TGGATATATGGCTCCAGAGTACGCTCTGCGGGGTGAACTATCAATAAAGGTCGATATCTTCAGCTTTGGGGTTTTACTGCTAGAAATTCTGAGCGGGAGAAAGAACACAGACATCAGTTTGCCCTCAAACATGCAAATTCTTTTACATTGG GCATGGGGGCTGTACATAAGAGGAAAAGGAATAGATATAATGGATCCAATGCTTGGAGAAGTAGGGCAAGGGGAGTTGGAGAGATGCATTCACATTGGGCTGCTGTGTGCACAGGCGGATGAGACAGCGCGCCCGTCAATGTCCTCTGTTTTTCTGATGCTTTCGTCGGACTCTATTGCCTTACCTCTTCCCACCATACCCGGATTCGTGCATGTTGCTCAGTCTGTAGGAAATTCCACCATTTTTCCAAGAGACAAAGACGCTGATTTGTCCAGGATATCGATAGCATCCAATTCTTCTTCGCACAGCCCTTTGGTTGTTTATTCCAGAAACGATATTTCCATCACTCTGATTGAAGgcagataa